In Amycolatopsis sp. EV170708-02-1, the following are encoded in one genomic region:
- a CDS encoding carbon-nitrogen hydrolase family protein yields MRVAVHQGSYAELPSAVEASGADLVIAAEMITTGYHIGARTHELAEPADGPTAARMSALARESGVALAYGYPESDGGRVYNSVQLIGRDGQRLANYRKTHLFGDIDRDWFEPGAEAVVQAELDGLRIGLLICYDVEFPELVRAHALAGTELLVVPTALMSPYELVADTLVPARAYESQLFVAYANRCDTEQELTYCGRSCVVAPTGEVLARAGAGPELISAEVTRDALVASRLENTHLADRRPDLYRGLPA; encoded by the coding sequence ATGAGGGTCGCCGTCCACCAGGGCTCGTATGCCGAGCTGCCGTCCGCCGTCGAGGCGTCGGGCGCCGATCTCGTGATCGCCGCCGAGATGATCACGACCGGCTACCACATCGGCGCCCGGACGCACGAGCTCGCCGAGCCGGCCGACGGCCCGACAGCGGCCCGAATGTCGGCGCTGGCAAGGGAATCCGGCGTCGCGCTGGCCTACGGATACCCCGAGTCCGACGGCGGCCGCGTGTACAACAGCGTCCAGCTGATCGGCCGCGACGGGCAGCGCCTGGCGAACTACCGCAAGACCCATCTGTTCGGCGACATCGACCGCGACTGGTTCGAGCCGGGCGCCGAGGCGGTCGTGCAGGCGGAGCTCGACGGACTCCGGATCGGCCTGCTGATCTGCTACGACGTCGAGTTCCCCGAGCTGGTGCGAGCGCACGCGCTGGCCGGGACCGAGCTGCTCGTGGTGCCGACCGCGCTGATGAGCCCGTACGAACTGGTCGCGGACACGCTGGTGCCCGCCCGCGCCTACGAGAGCCAGCTGTTCGTCGCGTACGCGAACCGGTGCGACACCGAACAGGAACTGACCTACTGCGGCCGATCCTGCGTCGTCGCCCCGACCGGTGAGGTGCTCGCCCGGGCGGGCGCCGGTCCGGAGCTGATCAGCGCCGAAGTCACCCGTGACGCGCTCGTCGCGTCGCGACTGGAGAACACCCACCTGGCCGACCGACGGCCCGATCTGTACCGAGGACTTCCCGCATGA
- a CDS encoding VanZ family protein: MITNFLLDHSALVPVAILLVALVCAVLGHLFAGRRRVLWALAGVAMVPVFALTLVPTGRTIDEIVCTVQFSLPTLGSVELLANVALFLPPVCFAALASRRPVTMLAAGSALSAVIEALQAFVPAIGRACDTNDWLMNTLGALLAAGMAWLVGRRAQSGSSTGAMSS; the protein is encoded by the coding sequence ATGATCACGAACTTCCTGCTCGACCACTCCGCCCTGGTGCCGGTGGCGATCCTGCTGGTCGCGCTCGTCTGCGCCGTCCTCGGCCACCTTTTCGCGGGCAGGCGCCGAGTCCTCTGGGCGCTCGCGGGAGTGGCGATGGTGCCGGTCTTCGCGCTGACGCTGGTGCCCACCGGGCGCACGATCGACGAGATCGTGTGCACAGTCCAGTTCTCGCTGCCCACGCTCGGCTCGGTGGAGCTCCTGGCCAACGTCGCGCTGTTCCTGCCGCCGGTCTGCTTCGCCGCGCTGGCGTCCCGGCGCCCGGTGACGATGCTCGCGGCCGGCTCTGCGCTGTCCGCGGTGATCGAGGCGCTGCAGGCGTTCGTACCCGCGATCGGCCGTGCCTGCGACACCAACGACTGGCTGATGAACACCCTCGGCGCCCTCCTCGCGGCGGGTATGGCGTGGCTGGTGGGCCGCCGGGCTCAGTCGGGCAGCTCCACGGGCGCGATGTCGTCGTAG
- a CDS encoding SRPBCC family protein produces the protein MATKPRDSLTYSEPIATGEVAIGTTPEQVYRLVSDPVAMSECTEELRKARWIRGATEARVGNWFAGSNRNGRRRWVTHAEIVEAEPGRRFAYRVRTPFFVPISRWEYDIVPEGDGSRLTVTNWLRVPPWFVPLAILITGEPDRAGTNQANIATTLQRVKARLEGREWHR, from the coding sequence ATGGCGACGAAGCCGAGGGACAGCCTGACCTACAGCGAACCGATCGCGACCGGAGAGGTCGCGATCGGCACCACCCCCGAGCAGGTGTACCGGCTCGTCAGCGATCCGGTCGCGATGTCGGAGTGCACCGAGGAACTGCGCAAGGCGCGCTGGATCCGGGGCGCGACCGAAGCGCGTGTCGGGAACTGGTTCGCCGGCAGCAACCGCAACGGACGACGGCGCTGGGTGACCCACGCCGAGATCGTCGAGGCCGAACCGGGACGGAGGTTCGCCTACCGGGTGCGCACGCCGTTCTTCGTGCCGATTTCGCGGTGGGAGTACGACATCGTCCCCGAAGGCGACGGCAGCCGGCTCACCGTGACGAACTGGCTGAGGGTGCCGCCGTGGTTCGTCCCGCTCGCCATCCTCATCACCGGCGAGCCGGATCGCGCCGGGACGAATCAGGCCAATATCGCCACCACGTTGCAGCGGGTGAAGGCTCGGCTCGAGGGCCGGGAGTGGCATCGCTGA
- a CDS encoding cation:proton antiporter encodes MEILLAGAGVLALCAAVLPNLLHERALSMPLVLLVGGLLFGLLPFAYPYGQGVLDPRSQVGTVEVITELGVLVSLVGAGLKSDRLIGWRSWSSTWRLLAITLPLSVCAVALLGWWALALSPAAALLLGAVLSPTDPVLASDVQVPAPHTVDGRGSDNEIRFTLTSEAGLNDGLAMPFVVLALVWAGTTSTSPVPWLLTEVVVPLAVAVLVGLVCGRVLSWLMFRVRHERLRLGEYSDGLVVLAIAFLPFALCEWLGGIGFVAVFTAAATIRASERSHEYHGVLHEFGDQLERLFVALALLGLGVALGDGLLAGLTLAEVLVAVAAVVIVRPLFGGLALLGGSTTGPAATAIAFFGIRGIGSLYYLSYALGHGDFPMADSLWRVTALTIAVSVLVHGLLSGPVMRRLEDRGMQNLG; translated from the coding sequence ATGGAGATCTTGCTCGCCGGAGCGGGCGTTCTGGCGCTGTGCGCCGCCGTGCTGCCGAACCTGCTGCACGAGCGCGCGTTGTCGATGCCGCTGGTCCTGCTGGTGGGCGGGCTGCTCTTCGGGCTGCTGCCGTTCGCGTACCCCTACGGCCAGGGTGTCCTCGACCCGCGGTCGCAGGTAGGCACCGTCGAAGTGATCACCGAACTCGGCGTGCTGGTGTCGCTGGTCGGCGCGGGACTGAAATCGGACCGGCTGATCGGCTGGCGATCGTGGAGCTCGACGTGGCGGCTGCTGGCGATCACGTTGCCGCTGTCGGTCTGCGCGGTCGCCCTGCTCGGCTGGTGGGCGCTCGCCCTGTCCCCCGCCGCCGCGCTGCTGCTGGGCGCCGTGCTGTCCCCGACGGACCCGGTTCTGGCGAGCGACGTCCAGGTGCCCGCGCCGCATACCGTCGACGGACGAGGCTCGGACAACGAGATCAGGTTCACGCTGACCTCGGAGGCCGGGCTCAACGACGGCCTGGCGATGCCGTTCGTGGTGCTGGCCCTCGTCTGGGCCGGGACGACGAGCACGTCGCCGGTGCCCTGGCTGCTGACCGAGGTCGTCGTCCCGCTCGCGGTCGCCGTCCTGGTCGGCCTCGTCTGCGGCCGGGTGCTGTCGTGGCTGATGTTCCGCGTGCGGCACGAAAGGCTGCGCCTGGGCGAATACTCCGACGGCCTGGTGGTACTGGCCATCGCGTTCCTCCCCTTCGCGCTCTGCGAGTGGCTGGGCGGTATCGGGTTCGTCGCGGTGTTCACGGCGGCGGCGACCATCCGCGCCAGCGAACGGTCGCACGAGTACCACGGGGTGCTGCACGAATTCGGCGATCAGCTGGAACGGCTCTTCGTCGCGCTGGCCTTGCTCGGTCTCGGTGTCGCGCTGGGCGACGGGCTGCTGGCGGGTCTCACACTCGCCGAAGTCCTGGTGGCGGTCGCCGCGGTGGTGATCGTGCGCCCGCTGTTCGGCGGGCTGGCACTCCTCGGCGGCTCCACCACCGGTCCGGCGGCGACGGCGATCGCGTTCTTCGGCATCCGCGGGATCGGCAGTCTCTACTACCTTTCCTACGCGCTGGGGCACGGCGATTTCCCGATGGCCGACTCGTTGTGGCGGGTGACGGCGCTGACGATCGCGGTGTCGGTACTCGTGCACGGGCTGCTGTCCGGACCGGTCATGCGCAGGCTGGAGGACCGGGGGATGCAGAACCTCGGGTGA
- a CDS encoding DinB family protein — protein MTATILDAERADLLEALDTVRATLTTTVQGLTDEQLDAHPTVSELSLGGLIKHVASIEEMWLRFVVEGPSAMTYDLPEGVTWADIGAGTAREFPQWAIDHQNNFRMLPGDTLAGILARYEEVAARTTEIVSSIPDLSLTHPLPEAPWNPPGAVRSVRRVLAHVIAETAQHAGHADILRESIDGQKST, from the coding sequence ATGACCGCCACCATCCTCGACGCCGAGCGCGCCGACCTGCTCGAAGCCCTCGACACCGTCCGTGCCACGCTGACCACCACCGTCCAGGGACTCACGGACGAGCAGCTCGACGCGCATCCGACGGTCAGCGAGCTGAGCCTCGGCGGACTGATCAAACACGTCGCCTCGATCGAGGAGATGTGGCTGCGTTTCGTGGTCGAGGGTCCGTCCGCGATGACCTACGACCTGCCGGAAGGCGTCACCTGGGCGGACATCGGCGCCGGGACCGCCCGTGAGTTCCCGCAGTGGGCGATCGACCACCAGAACAACTTCAGGATGCTGCCCGGCGACACCCTCGCGGGGATCCTCGCGCGCTACGAGGAGGTGGCCGCGCGGACGACGGAGATCGTCTCGTCGATCCCGGACCTTTCCCTGACGCATCCGCTGCCGGAGGCGCCCTGGAACCCGCCGGGCGCGGTGCGCAGCGTGCGGCGGGTGCTCGCGCACGTCATCGCCGAGACCGCGCAGCACGCGGGCCATGCCGACATCCTGCGGGAGAGCATCGACGGCCAGAAGTCGACCTGA
- a CDS encoding NAD(P)/FAD-dependent oxidoreductase: MTQTVDRIEATGSPQARVDAWLSRFESALAARDAEAAAALFAVDSYWRDLVAFTWTIKTVEGRDEVAGLLGACLDRIDPSGFRTTETPTEADGVTEAWLEFETATGRAKGHLRLKDEGAWTLLTSLRELKGFEERRNEQRPKGVEHGVVRGRKSWAEKREEEKTRLGYEQQPYVVVIGGGQGGIALGARLRQLDVPTLVLERNQRPGDSWRKRYKNLCLHDPVWYDHLPYLPFPDNWPVFAPKDKIADWLEMYTRLMEVPYWTSTEVTSASWDEEKEQWLVTVVREGEELVLTPRHVVFATGMSGKPNLPSFPGMDVFEGDQHHSSQHPGPDAYAGKKAVVVGSNNSAHDICAALWEHGADVTMVQRSSTHVVKSDSLMDLGLGDLYSERAVRSGITTDKADMIFASIPYRIMPQFQIPVYDAIRERDKDFYARLEAAGFQHDWGDDGSGLFLKYLRRGSGYYIDVGASELVADGKIKLAHGQVDHLTRDAVVLSDGTELKADLVVYATGYGSMNGWVADLVGQETADRVGKCWGLGSGTTKDPGPWEGEQRNMWKPTRQEGLWFHGGNLHQSRHYSLYLALQLKARYEGIPTPVFGLQEVHHKS; encoded by the coding sequence ATGACACAGACGGTGGACCGGATCGAGGCGACGGGCTCGCCGCAGGCTCGGGTGGACGCTTGGCTGAGCCGATTCGAATCGGCCCTCGCCGCTCGCGACGCCGAAGCCGCCGCCGCGCTTTTCGCCGTCGACAGTTATTGGCGTGACCTGGTCGCCTTCACCTGGACGATCAAGACGGTCGAAGGCCGCGACGAGGTGGCCGGCCTGCTCGGCGCCTGCCTCGACCGGATCGATCCCTCCGGGTTCCGCACGACCGAGACACCGACCGAAGCCGACGGCGTGACCGAAGCGTGGCTGGAATTCGAAACCGCGACCGGTCGCGCGAAGGGCCACTTGAGGCTGAAGGACGAAGGCGCCTGGACCCTGCTGACCAGTCTGCGCGAGCTCAAGGGTTTCGAGGAACGTCGCAACGAGCAGCGGCCGAAGGGCGTCGAGCACGGCGTCGTCCGCGGCCGGAAGTCGTGGGCGGAGAAGCGCGAGGAGGAAAAGACCCGGCTCGGCTACGAGCAGCAGCCGTACGTCGTCGTCATCGGCGGCGGCCAGGGCGGGATCGCGCTCGGCGCCAGGCTGCGGCAGCTCGACGTGCCCACGCTCGTCCTGGAACGCAACCAGCGGCCGGGCGACTCGTGGCGCAAGCGGTACAAGAACCTCTGCCTGCACGACCCGGTCTGGTACGACCACCTGCCCTATCTGCCGTTCCCGGACAACTGGCCGGTGTTCGCGCCCAAGGACAAGATCGCCGACTGGCTCGAGATGTACACGCGGCTCATGGAGGTGCCGTACTGGACGAGCACCGAGGTCACCTCGGCGTCCTGGGACGAGGAAAAGGAGCAGTGGCTGGTGACCGTCGTCCGCGAGGGCGAGGAACTGGTGCTCACCCCGCGGCACGTCGTGTTCGCGACCGGGATGTCCGGTAAGCCGAATCTCCCGTCGTTCCCCGGAATGGACGTGTTCGAGGGCGATCAGCACCATTCGTCCCAGCACCCGGGCCCGGATGCCTACGCCGGCAAGAAGGCGGTCGTGGTCGGCTCCAACAACTCCGCGCACGACATCTGCGCGGCGCTGTGGGAACACGGCGCCGACGTCACCATGGTGCAGCGGTCGTCGACGCATGTGGTGAAGTCGGATTCGCTGATGGACCTGGGCCTCGGCGACCTGTATTCGGAACGCGCGGTGCGCTCGGGGATCACCACCGACAAGGCGGACATGATCTTCGCGTCGATCCCGTACCGGATCATGCCGCAGTTCCAGATCCCGGTGTACGACGCGATCCGCGAGCGGGACAAGGACTTCTACGCGCGGCTGGAAGCGGCCGGGTTCCAGCACGACTGGGGCGACGACGGATCCGGTCTGTTCCTGAAGTACCTGCGCCGCGGCTCCGGCTACTACATCGACGTCGGCGCGTCGGAGCTGGTCGCCGACGGGAAGATCAAACTCGCCCACGGCCAGGTCGACCATCTGACGCGTGACGCGGTGGTGCTGTCCGACGGCACGGAACTGAAGGCGGATCTCGTCGTCTACGCCACCGGCTACGGCTCGATGAACGGCTGGGTCGCGGACCTCGTCGGGCAGGAGACCGCGGACCGCGTTGGCAAATGCTGGGGCCTGGGCTCCGGGACGACGAAGGACCCCGGGCCGTGGGAGGGGGAGCAGCGCAACATGTGGAAGCCCACCCGGCAGGAAGGCCTGTGGTTCCACGGCGGGAACCTGCACCAGTCGCGGCACTACTCCCTCTACCTCGCGCTGCAGCTGAAAGCGCGCTACGAGGGCATCCCGACGCCCGTGTTCGGGCTCCAGGAGGTCCACCACAAGTCGTGA
- a CDS encoding YafY family protein, translated as MPKTSARLLSMLSLLQARRDWPGALLAERLDISPRTVRRDVDRLRELGYPIATIKGPDGGYRLDAGSELPPLLFDDDQAVALAIALQIATTSGAGIEEAAMRALHTVRQVMPSRLRRRIDTVRVTAVESPASRSEPRVDGDVLLALGAAVHAREVLRFDYADARRRAEPHHLVTWHGRWYLVAWDLDRADWRTFRADRISPRTPTGPRFTPRELPVPDVATFVASRFRGSSESGEWPCRGEVVLDLPAATVSHYVRDGVVEELGPERCRLVLGSWSWAGLAASIGRFDADIEVIGPPELREAFAVLARRYTKASR; from the coding sequence ATGCCGAAGACCTCCGCGCGACTGCTGTCGATGCTCTCGTTGCTGCAGGCCCGTCGCGACTGGCCGGGAGCGCTGCTGGCCGAGCGGCTCGACATCAGCCCGCGCACCGTGCGGCGCGACGTCGACAGGCTTCGCGAGCTCGGCTACCCCATCGCCACCATCAAGGGACCGGACGGCGGGTACCGGCTCGACGCCGGATCCGAGCTGCCACCGCTGTTGTTCGACGACGATCAGGCGGTCGCGCTGGCCATCGCGCTCCAGATCGCCACCACCAGCGGCGCGGGGATCGAAGAGGCGGCGATGCGGGCGCTGCACACAGTCCGTCAGGTGATGCCCTCGCGGCTGCGGCGCCGCATCGACACGGTGCGGGTCACCGCCGTCGAATCGCCCGCGAGCCGCTCGGAGCCCCGTGTCGACGGCGACGTCCTGCTCGCGCTCGGCGCGGCGGTGCACGCCCGCGAGGTGCTGCGATTCGACTACGCGGACGCGCGGCGCCGGGCCGAACCGCATCACCTCGTCACCTGGCACGGCCGCTGGTATCTCGTCGCCTGGGATCTGGATCGCGCGGATTGGCGCACCTTCCGCGCCGACCGGATCTCTCCGCGCACCCCGACCGGCCCGCGGTTCACGCCGCGTGAACTGCCGGTCCCCGACGTCGCCACCTTCGTCGCGAGCCGGTTCCGCGGCTCGTCCGAATCCGGCGAGTGGCCGTGCCGTGGGGAAGTCGTCCTCGATCTCCCGGCGGCCACGGTGTCCCACTACGTCCGCGACGGTGTCGTGGAAGAACTCGGGCCGGAGAGGTGCCGCCTGGTGCTCGGGTCCTGGTCGTGGGCCGGGCTCGCGGCGAGTATCGGCCGGTTCGACGCCGACATCGAGGTCATCGGGCCGCCCGAACTGCGGGAGGCGTTCGCCGTCCTGGCCCGCCGATACACGAAGGCCTCCCGCTGA
- a CDS encoding GAF domain-containing protein codes for MGVHSSVPPGADLPMHARDLIRMHEAVIGGGRPRVRPRPLVSRSWSRMLSLGLAADGVNTRDSVPLEEVARRRRASPLRLVVEDLGQVVGATADTANMLLVVTDAEGIILWRVGSPSVRRRADTLGFTEGAVWTETRVGTNAIGTALAEAAPVELLAGEHFEQGQHPWYCTASPVHDPRTGELLGVIDVSGPALTLHPAIGALVETGRRLVESELWRHHQQGLDRLRRTAEPVVTGVGGPVLLVDDDGWVAHAAGVASGARIAAPSEGQILAVPGLGACLPERLAEGWLVRPADTARQVRLDLELGHAPMLRMASGDVGWVRTVTPRHAEILVHLNTAGLSGLSAEALSRALYGDAEHLVTVRAEVSRLRRLLGAIVDTRPYRLAAGVTLTVHKGLEVGG; via the coding sequence GTGGGCGTGCACAGCTCGGTCCCGCCCGGCGCCGACCTGCCGATGCACGCCCGCGACCTGATCCGCATGCACGAAGCCGTGATCGGCGGCGGCCGCCCCCGCGTCCGGCCGAGGCCGCTGGTTTCGCGCTCGTGGTCGCGGATGCTGAGCCTGGGGCTCGCCGCCGACGGGGTGAACACCCGGGATTCGGTGCCGCTCGAAGAGGTCGCCCGCCGTCGGCGCGCCTCCCCGCTGCGGCTGGTGGTGGAAGACCTCGGGCAGGTGGTCGGCGCGACGGCCGACACCGCGAACATGCTGCTCGTGGTGACCGACGCCGAGGGCATCATCCTCTGGCGGGTGGGTTCGCCCTCCGTGCGGCGCCGGGCCGACACGCTGGGCTTCACCGAAGGGGCCGTCTGGACCGAGACCAGGGTCGGCACCAACGCGATCGGCACCGCGCTCGCCGAGGCCGCGCCGGTGGAACTGCTCGCCGGGGAACATTTCGAACAGGGCCAGCATCCCTGGTACTGCACCGCGTCGCCGGTCCACGATCCGCGCACCGGCGAACTGCTCGGCGTGATCGACGTCAGCGGTCCCGCGCTGACCCTGCACCCGGCGATCGGCGCACTGGTGGAGACCGGGCGGCGGCTGGTCGAATCCGAACTCTGGCGGCACCACCAGCAGGGTCTCGACCGGTTGCGCCGCACCGCCGAGCCGGTGGTGACCGGCGTGGGCGGCCCGGTGTTGCTCGTGGACGACGACGGCTGGGTCGCGCACGCCGCCGGTGTCGCCTCCGGTGCGCGGATCGCCGCGCCGTCGGAAGGACAGATCCTCGCCGTGCCCGGTCTCGGCGCCTGCCTGCCCGAGCGGCTGGCCGAAGGGTGGCTCGTCCGGCCTGCCGACACCGCGCGGCAGGTCCGGCTGGACCTCGAACTCGGCCACGCGCCGATGCTGCGGATGGCATCGGGTGACGTCGGCTGGGTCCGCACGGTGACACCCCGGCACGCGGAGATCCTGGTGCACCTCAACACTGCGGGCTTGTCCGGGCTTTCGGCCGAGGCGCTCAGCAGGGCGCTCTACGGCGACGCCGAACACCTCGTCACCGTCCGCGCCGAGGTCTCCCGGCTGCGACGGCTGCTGGGGGCCATTGTGGACACCCGGCCGTACCGGCTGGCCGCCGGTGTCACCCTCACGGTCCACAAAGGACTCGAAGTCGGCGGCTGA
- a CDS encoding DUF4230 domain-containing protein, producing MGVKKRWVRLGAFALIGLLIVAAALQITGLLPKLDPFGTSTVDRSQPAVLQAVRDLSRYHAAAGDYQVVVDIEKDVKWVPAGIAGERTLFVAAGSVDAYVDFGPLVENSLTVSEDRRTVEVRLPEPKLAKPNLDNERSYVFGQERGLIDRLGALVSVQDQRPFYLAAEKRIGEAAQHSGLLERAKANTRAMLTQMLRALGFQAVFPAEPAT from the coding sequence GTGGGTGTGAAGAAACGCTGGGTTCGTCTCGGGGCGTTCGCGCTGATCGGGCTCCTGATCGTCGCCGCGGCCCTGCAGATCACCGGACTGTTGCCGAAGCTCGACCCGTTCGGAACGTCCACTGTGGACCGTTCGCAACCCGCGGTGCTCCAGGCGGTGCGGGATCTGAGCCGGTACCACGCGGCGGCCGGTGACTACCAGGTCGTCGTCGACATCGAGAAGGACGTCAAATGGGTGCCTGCGGGCATCGCCGGGGAACGCACGCTGTTCGTCGCGGCGGGCTCCGTCGACGCGTATGTCGATTTCGGGCCGCTGGTGGAGAATTCGCTGACCGTGTCCGAGGACCGGCGGACGGTCGAGGTGCGGCTACCCGAACCGAAGCTGGCGAAACCCAATCTGGACAACGAACGCAGCTACGTCTTCGGTCAGGAGCGTGGCCTGATCGACCGGCTCGGCGCGCTGGTGTCCGTCCAGGATCAGCGGCCGTTCTACCTCGCCGCGGAGAAACGGATCGGCGAGGCCGCGCAGCACTCCGGCCTGCTCGAACGCGCGAAGGCCAACACCAGGGCGATGCTCACGCAGATGCTGCGGGCGCTGGGCTTCCAGGCCGTCTTCCCGGCGGAACCGGCCACTTGA
- a CDS encoding NAD(P)/FAD-dependent oxidoreductase, producing the protein MTSALPTAIHHDEPADRPITMFGPDFPFAYDDFLAHPAGLGSLPAERHGTEVAVIGGGLSGIVTAYELMKLGLRPVVYEIAEIGGRLRTVNFPGCPDDVVAEMGAMRFPPASTALFHYIDKVGLETTPFPNPLAPGTPSTVVDLKGESHYARTADELPAVFGKVAAAWDSTLSEQAAFTEMQKAIRDRDVKTIKRLWNELVPKLDSQTFYGFLCDSPAFASFRDREIFGQVGFGTGGWDTDFPNSILEILRVVYTGADDEHRSIVGGSRRLPLRLWEHAPEDIAFWPAGTSLSSLHGGSPNPGVARLHRTAPNNITVTDTEGRIRTYPAAVFTAQSWMLLSKIECDEALFPIDHWTAIERTHYMESSKVFVPVDRPFWLDKDPATGRDTMSMTLTDRMPRGTYLLGDDPDAPAVICLSYTWADDSLKWLPLSVSERVEVMLQSLKEIYPGVDVRRHIIGDPVTVSWEAEPHFMGAFKANLPGHYRYQHRLFTHFKQDRLEERHRGLFLAGDDVSWTAGWAEGAVQTALNAVWGVLHHFGGETDPANPGPGDVYDDIAPVELPD; encoded by the coding sequence ATGACCTCCGCCCTCCCGACCGCGATCCACCACGACGAACCGGCGGACCGCCCGATCACCATGTTCGGCCCCGATTTCCCGTTCGCCTACGACGATTTCCTCGCCCACCCCGCCGGGCTCGGCTCCCTGCCGGCGGAGCGGCACGGCACCGAGGTGGCGGTGATCGGCGGCGGCCTCTCGGGCATCGTCACCGCGTACGAACTGATGAAACTCGGCCTGCGCCCGGTCGTGTACGAGATCGCCGAGATCGGCGGCCGCCTGCGCACGGTGAACTTCCCCGGCTGTCCGGACGACGTCGTCGCCGAGATGGGCGCGATGCGCTTCCCGCCGGCGTCGACCGCGCTGTTCCACTACATCGACAAGGTCGGCCTGGAGACCACGCCGTTCCCGAACCCGCTGGCGCCGGGCACGCCGAGCACCGTCGTCGATCTCAAAGGGGAGAGCCACTACGCGCGCACGGCCGACGAACTTCCCGCCGTCTTCGGCAAGGTCGCGGCCGCCTGGGACAGCACGCTTTCCGAGCAGGCCGCGTTCACCGAGATGCAGAAGGCGATCCGCGACCGCGACGTGAAGACGATCAAGCGGCTCTGGAACGAGCTCGTCCCGAAGCTGGACAGCCAGACCTTCTACGGTTTCCTCTGCGATTCGCCCGCGTTCGCGTCCTTCCGCGACCGCGAGATCTTCGGACAGGTGGGCTTCGGCACCGGCGGCTGGGACACCGACTTCCCGAACTCCATCCTGGAGATCCTGCGGGTGGTCTACACCGGCGCAGACGACGAACACCGCAGCATCGTCGGCGGCAGCAGGCGGCTTCCGTTGCGGCTGTGGGAACACGCGCCCGAGGACATCGCGTTCTGGCCCGCCGGAACGAGTTTGAGCTCGCTGCACGGCGGGAGCCCGAACCCCGGCGTCGCCCGGCTGCACCGGACCGCGCCGAACAACATCACCGTGACCGACACCGAAGGCCGCATCCGCACCTATCCGGCGGCGGTGTTCACCGCGCAGAGCTGGATGCTGCTGTCGAAGATCGAATGCGACGAGGCGCTGTTCCCGATCGACCACTGGACGGCGATCGAGCGCACGCACTACATGGAGTCCTCGAAGGTCTTCGTCCCGGTGGACCGGCCGTTCTGGCTCGACAAGGACCCGGCGACCGGTCGCGACACGATGAGCATGACGTTGACCGACCGCATGCCTCGCGGCACCTATCTGCTCGGCGACGATCCGGACGCGCCCGCGGTGATCTGCCTGTCCTACACCTGGGCCGACGATTCGCTGAAGTGGCTGCCGCTTTCGGTGTCCGAGCGCGTCGAGGTGATGTTGCAGTCGCTGAAGGAGATCTACCCCGGCGTCGACGTCCGGCGGCACATCATCGGCGACCCGGTGACCGTGTCCTGGGAGGCCGAACCGCATTTCATGGGCGCGTTCAAGGCCAACCTGCCCGGCCACTACCGCTACCAGCACCGGCTGTTCACCCACTTCAAACAGGACCGGCTGGAAGAGCGCCACCGCGGCCTCTTCCTGGCGGGCGACGACGTCTCCTGGACGGCGGGCTGGGCCGAAGGCGCGGTGCAGACGGCGCTCAACGCGGTGTGGGGCGTCCTGCACCACTTCGGTGGCGAGACGGATCCGGCCAACCCGGGGCCCGGCGACGTCTACGACGACATCGCGCCCGTGGAGCTGCCCGACTGA